The following are encoded together in the Variovorax sp. PBS-H4 genome:
- the nuoG gene encoding NADH-quinone oxidoreductase subunit NuoG, whose product MVEIELDGKKVEVTEGSMVMHAADKAGTYIPHFCYHKKLSIAANCRMCLVDVEKAPKPMPACATPVTQGMIVRTKSDKAIKAQQSVMEFLLINHPLDCPICDQGGECQLQDLAVGYGGSSSRYEEEKRVVFHKDVGPLISMEEMSRCIHCTRCVRFGQEVAGVMELGMTQRGEHSEIETFLGDSVDSELSGNMIDVCPVGALTSKPFRYSARTWELSRRKSVSPHDSTGANLIVQVKNNRVMRVVPLENEDVNECWIADRDRFSYEALNGPERLTQPMLKQGGQWQSVDWQTALEYVANGLKQIKADHGAHSIGTLTSPHSTLEELHLAKLLMQGLGSANIDHRLRHAEFRPFEGVRWLGTSIASLSHLQRVLVIGSNLRKDHPLFAQRIRQAVRKGGVLSALTSPELLADDEAWAMSVANPVRVPAHDWFDALAEIAGAIAATTGAAVPVVRSAEPGDQAKAIAASLLGGERKAILLGNAAAHHAEAGALLALVNWIGAQTGASVGYLTEAANTVGAQLVGALPTDAGLNAGAMLSGALKAVLLLNTEPVFDSAAGVEAADALTHAQMVVTLSPFKANLEFSDVLLPIAPFSETPGSFVNAEGRVQGFHAVVKPLGETRPAWKVLRVLANLLGLPGFSFESVAEVQADLGLGPGLLPADRLSNATAARFDGERAAPAAAPVVASIYQLDSIVRRAPSLQLTADARAAHAEAAQEVLA is encoded by the coding sequence ATGGTTGAAATCGAACTCGACGGCAAGAAGGTCGAAGTGACCGAAGGCAGCATGGTGATGCATGCGGCTGACAAGGCGGGCACCTACATCCCGCACTTCTGCTATCACAAGAAGCTCAGCATCGCCGCCAATTGCCGCATGTGCCTGGTCGACGTCGAAAAGGCGCCGAAGCCGATGCCTGCCTGCGCCACGCCGGTGACGCAGGGCATGATCGTGCGCACCAAGAGCGACAAGGCCATCAAGGCCCAGCAGTCGGTCATGGAGTTCCTCCTGATCAATCACCCGCTCGACTGCCCCATCTGCGACCAGGGCGGCGAGTGCCAGCTGCAGGACCTGGCCGTCGGCTACGGCGGCTCCTCCTCTCGCTACGAGGAAGAGAAGCGCGTGGTCTTCCACAAGGACGTGGGTCCGCTCATCAGCATGGAAGAGATGAGCCGCTGCATCCATTGCACGCGCTGCGTACGCTTCGGTCAGGAAGTGGCGGGCGTGATGGAGCTCGGCATGACCCAGCGCGGCGAGCATTCCGAGATCGAGACCTTTCTTGGCGACTCGGTGGACTCCGAGCTCTCGGGCAACATGATCGACGTTTGCCCCGTCGGCGCGCTCACCAGCAAGCCTTTCCGCTACAGCGCCCGTACCTGGGAGCTGTCGCGCCGCAAGTCGGTGAGTCCGCACGATTCGACCGGTGCCAACCTGATCGTCCAGGTCAAGAACAATCGTGTGATGCGCGTGGTCCCGCTCGAGAACGAAGACGTCAACGAGTGCTGGATCGCGGATCGCGACCGCTTCTCGTACGAGGCGCTGAACGGGCCCGAGCGCCTGACACAGCCCATGCTGAAACAGGGCGGCCAGTGGCAGTCTGTCGACTGGCAGACTGCGCTCGAATACGTGGCGAACGGTCTCAAGCAAATCAAGGCAGACCATGGCGCGCACAGCATCGGTACGCTGACGAGCCCGCACAGCACGCTGGAAGAGCTGCACCTGGCCAAGCTGCTCATGCAGGGCTTGGGCAGCGCCAACATCGATCACCGCCTGCGCCATGCCGAGTTCCGCCCTTTCGAGGGCGTGCGCTGGCTGGGCACTTCGATCGCATCGCTGTCGCATCTGCAGCGCGTTCTGGTGATCGGCAGCAACCTGCGCAAGGATCATCCGCTTTTCGCCCAGCGCATTCGCCAGGCCGTGCGCAAGGGTGGGGTGCTGAGCGCACTCACGTCGCCCGAACTGCTGGCCGACGATGAAGCCTGGGCCATGTCCGTCGCAAACCCCGTGCGCGTGCCTGCACACGACTGGTTCGACGCGCTTGCCGAGATTGCCGGCGCGATCGCCGCGACGACCGGCGCTGCCGTCCCGGTCGTCCGCTCTGCCGAACCCGGTGATCAGGCCAAGGCCATTGCTGCATCGCTGCTCGGAGGCGAGCGCAAGGCCATCCTTCTCGGCAACGCCGCTGCCCACCACGCCGAAGCCGGCGCGCTGCTGGCACTCGTCAACTGGATCGGTGCGCAAACGGGCGCCAGCGTCGGTTATTTGACCGAGGCAGCCAACACGGTCGGTGCCCAGCTTGTCGGCGCGCTCCCCACGGACGCCGGGCTGAACGCGGGCGCGATGCTGTCCGGTGCGCTCAAGGCCGTGCTGCTGCTCAACACCGAGCCGGTCTTCGACTCGGCGGCCGGCGTCGAAGCAGCCGATGCGCTGACGCATGCCCAGATGGTCGTCACCTTGAGCCCCTTCAAGGCCAATCTCGAGTTCAGCGACGTTCTGCTGCCGATCGCTCCCTTCAGCGAAACGCCGGGCAGCTTCGTCAACGCCGAGGGCCGCGTGCAGGGCTTTCATGCCGTGGTGAAGCCGCTGGGCGAGACGCGCCCGGCCTGGAAGGTGCTGCGCGTGCTGGCCAACCTGCTGGGCCTGCCGGGCTTTTCCTTCGAGTCGGTGGCCGAGGTACAGGCTGACCTCGGCCTGGGCCCGGGCTTGCTGCCGGCGGACAGGCTGAGCAACGCCACCGCGGCGCGCTTCGACGGAGAACGCGCCGCGCCCGCCGCCGCACCCGTCGTCGCCTCGATCTACCAGCTCGATTCGATCGTGCGCCGCGCGCCTTCGCTCCAACTCACCGCCGATGCACGCGCCGCGCACGCCGAGGCTGCGCAGGAGGTGCTCGCATGA